A single region of the Pogoniulus pusillus isolate bPogPus1 chromosome Z, bPogPus1.pri, whole genome shotgun sequence genome encodes:
- the MEX3C gene encoding RNA-binding E3 ubiquitin-protein ligase MEX3C: MPSGASAAAETTAEPPRLPPAAHPPPPLLLLQQRLAGLGLRDHGLPAGMRMARRRQEGLDPPTDPTGKPGPGGVMVVEEEEEEEEEEEEEEEEEEEEAATGDEGDLELEEELLAGEDEEEEEDPAALLLLSSPSSPSQPLPLLPALGSVLLSPSFDGKEAAAAAALCGAGDPQGMMAAMLSHAYGGGSGGAAGLSGEQAALLRRKSVNTTECVPVPSSEHVAEIVGRQGCKIKALRAKTNTYIKTPVRGEEPIFVVTGRKEDVAMAKREILSAAEHFSMIRASRNKNGAVLGGLPYAPNLPGQTTVQVRVPYRVVGLVVGPKGATIKRIQQQTHTYIVTPSRDKEPIFEVTGMPENVDRAREEIEMHIAMRTGSYVELNEENDFHYNGTDVSFEAGALGSAWFASNPLPPGRARMISNYRNDSSSSLGSGSTDSYFGSNRLADFSPTSPFGAGNFWFGESLPAVGAEDFGVDSPAYDSLPAPAQTIWTPFEPVNHLSGLGSDPASGAKPQRRGSHPSTPRVSPIFLESLDHPLARRARSDPASSSSSAHQAGLPIYIPAFSNGTNSYSSSNGGSTSSSPPESRRKHDCVICFESEVIAALVPCGHNLFCMECANKICQKEAPSCPVCQTAVTQAIQIHS, from the exons ATGCCGAGCGGCGCCTCCGCCGCGGCCGAGACGACTGCCGAGCCGCCGCGCCTGCCTCCCGCTGCCCACCCCCcaccgccgctgctgctgctccagcagcgccTGGCGGGGCTCGGCCTGCGCGACCACGGCCTGCCCGCCGGGATGAGGATGGCCCGGCGGCGGCAGGAGGGCTTGGATCCGCCGACGGACCCCACCGGAAAGCCGGGGCCTGGCGGGGTGATGGTggtagaagaggaggaggaggaggaggaagaggaggaggaggaagaagaggaggaggaggaggaagcggcGACGGGGGACGAGGGAgacctggagctggaggaggagctgctggcgggggaggacgaggaggaggaggaggacccggccgcgctgctgctgctctcctcgcCCTCCTCGCCCTCCCAGCCGCTCCCACTGCTGCCGGCGCTGGGCTCCGTCCTGCTCTCGCCCTCCTTCGATGGgaaggaggcggcggcggcggcagcgctgTGCGGCGCGGGCGATCCTCAGGGCATGATGGCGGCGATGCTGTCCCACGCCTacggcggcggcagcggaggGGCGGCGGGCCTGAGCGGCGAGCAGGCGGCGCTGCTCCGCCGAAAGAGCGTCAACACCACCGAGTGCGTGCCCGTGCCCAGCTCCGAGCACGTCGCCGAGATCGTTGGCCGTCAGG GCTGCAAAATCAAAGCACTAAGGGCCAAGACCAATACTTACATCAAGACCCCCGTCCGCGGAGAGGAGCCCATCTTCGTCGTCACGGGGCGCAAGGAGGACGTAGCCATGGCCAAAAGGGAGATCCTCTCAGCTGCTGAGCACTTCTCCATGATCCGAGCCTCGCGCAACAAGAACGGGGCTGTCCTGGGGGGTTTGCCGTACGCCCCCAACCTGCCGGGGCAGACCACGGTCCAAGTCAGGGTGCCTTACCGCGTCGTGGGGCTGGTGGTGGGGCCGAAAGGAGCCACCATCAAGAGGATCCAGCAGCAGACCCATACCTACATCGTGACTCCCAGCAGGGACAAGGAGCCCATCTTCGAGGTGACGGGGATGCCCGAGAACGTGGACCGGGCGCGCGAGGAGATCGAGATGCACATCGCCATGCGCACCGGCAGCTACGTGGAGCTCAACGAGGAGAACGACTTCCACTACAACGGCACCGACGTCAGCTTTGAGGCAGGCGCCCTGGGCTCCGCCTGGTTcgcttccaaccccctccctccCGGCCGCGCCAGGATGATCTCCAACTACAGGAAcgacagctccagctccctgggcagcggcTCCACCGACTCCTACTTCGGAAGCAATAGGTTGGCCGACTTCAGCCCCACCAGTCCCTTTGGCGCGGGCAACTTCTGGTTCGGAGAGTCGCTGCCGGCGGTGGGAGCGGAAGACTTTGGGGTCGACTCTCCCGCCTACGACTCCCTGCCTGCGCCTGCCCAAACCATCTGGACCCCTTTCGAACCTGTCAACCACCTCTCCGGCTTGGGCAGCGACCCCGCCAGCGGCGCCAAGCCGCAGCGCCGCGGGAgccacccctccaccccccgCGTTTCGCCCATCTTCCTGGAGAGCCTGGATCACCctctggccaggagggccaggagCGACccggccagcagcagcagcagcgctcaCCAAGCCGGCCTTCCCATCTACATCCCTGCCTTCTCCAACGGTACCAACAGCTACTCCTCTTCCAACGGCggctccacctccagctctccccCGGAGTCCAGGCGCAAGCACGACTGCGTCATCTGCTTCGAGAGCGAGGTGATCGCCGCCCTGGTGCCCTGCGGCCACAACCTCTTCTGCATGGAGTGTGCCAACAAAATCTGCCAGAAGGAGGCGCCCTCCTGCCCCGTCTGCCAGACGGCTGTTACTCAGGCGATCCAGATCCACTCTTAA